The following are encoded together in the Proteiniphilum saccharofermentans genome:
- a CDS encoding trifunctional MMPL family transporter/lysophospholipid acyltransferase/class I SAM-dependent methyltransferase, with product MSKFFVNIYEYLSRKKILRNVLMFGSFVLLLLFAVQLRFEEEFTRFFPDNASSEKSEQVFQNLKVKDKIIVMVSSRDSLRQEELLDSIVLAGDRMSELIGLGVAADYLLDILSEVGGGVVDQTSDFLYGHLPAFLADDDYQRMDTLLTEDAIDQRMRQNLVNLMSPAGLALKSTIPRDPLGLGGNVMLGLKDFENISNYEIYDNHIFSSDLSTLLLILSPKYGTGETGKNDNLIAELERLSTEVEQEYSGLRVQFFGGPSVAVYNARQVKKDTYLTLGVALLVIILFMSVMFRSRSAIPLLLTPVVYGGVFALAMIFFIKGSISAIAIGVGAVVLGIALSYSIHVITHYNHVKSRHQLVEELSYPLVVGGFTTIGAFLSLLFTSSDMLRDFGLFSALSLVGTTLFCLIFLPHLLGRKTDSQTSRKALEIVGKITSYPFEKNKVLLVVIFVIFIAGLFTMGNVKFDSDMSNLNYEPASIKEAEKKMNRLFMTGDRQQVMFVSVGETVDEALQNYAENNQLLVRLKTEGKIRDFVSSEKLMISPQQQQERIRRWNDFWTPDRKQWLKTEIRESGAKYGFSPDAFEPFFSLLDKEFLPFSPEELGENIPFLADWVVSDGNSLLCITQVQLSDSQKDFVYDTMGSDPDLVIFDRAFFINKWVSVINDDFNTILFLSSLIIFLALLISYGRFELTLMAFAPMAISWVIILGLMAIFGIEFNIINIILSTFIFGLGDDFSIFMMDGMQQEYRTGKKLVDSHKIAILFSAFTATVGMGVLIFAKHPALKSISLISILGMMSVLLVSYTVIPVLFRTFITRPARKGNYPYTLFYLVSTALIYVSFVLGSLLLFIVRLLLALVPIPVRKKKALFSRMIMYSTRLFLFLIFYTRKKIINDCNEDLKKQAVIVANHQSMIDILIMLSLSPKIVMVTNRWVWNSPVFGHVVRYAGFISTQKGFENMGETLREKVADGYSVVVFPEGTRSADGKIKRFHKGAFMLAESLQLDIVPIVIYGTGQILNKRQMFYVKPGTYGASFLPRIPAEKLSEYGSAHDAAKAVKNTISKEYYRLQECYDRPENLYFRHKLVQNYVYKGPVEEWYVRVKSAMEKYYAYFERIIPRSASVVDVGCGYGMLAYMLSTTSAERRVLGIDYDEDKIAIANHNFSKTAQLRFDCTDALEYDYPSADVFVVNDMLHYMDYRSQEILLEKCVEKINDNGMIIVRDSDADRNRGHKVTRFTEMLSTRFFKFNKTEQQLQFPTAKQFEVFAQKHGLDLERHSNDKLTSNQVFIFRKKEG from the coding sequence CCAGTTGCGTTTCGAAGAAGAATTTACCCGTTTTTTCCCCGATAATGCGAGTTCAGAAAAAAGCGAACAGGTCTTTCAAAATCTCAAAGTAAAAGACAAGATCATCGTGATGGTTTCATCGCGAGATTCACTCAGGCAGGAAGAGTTGCTTGACTCGATTGTGCTTGCAGGCGACCGGATGAGTGAATTGATCGGCTTGGGTGTTGCTGCTGATTATCTGCTCGATATCCTGTCGGAAGTGGGAGGAGGTGTGGTGGATCAGACCAGCGATTTCCTGTATGGCCATCTGCCCGCTTTTCTGGCAGATGATGACTATCAGCGCATGGATACGCTGTTGACGGAAGATGCTATTGATCAGCGGATGCGGCAAAATCTTGTAAATCTGATGTCGCCTGCCGGACTTGCTCTTAAATCAACCATCCCGCGAGATCCGCTGGGTCTTGGTGGAAATGTAATGCTGGGACTGAAAGATTTTGAAAATATCTCGAATTACGAAATATATGACAACCATATCTTCTCGTCCGATCTATCTACGCTTTTGCTTATTCTTTCGCCAAAATACGGTACGGGAGAAACCGGAAAAAATGACAATTTGATTGCTGAATTGGAAAGACTTTCGACCGAAGTGGAGCAGGAATATTCCGGTCTGCGTGTACAGTTCTTTGGTGGCCCCTCGGTAGCGGTGTACAATGCCCGGCAGGTGAAAAAAGATACCTATCTTACACTCGGAGTGGCATTACTTGTCATCATCCTGTTTATGTCGGTGATGTTCAGAAGCCGAAGTGCAATCCCTCTTTTGCTTACTCCGGTCGTTTACGGTGGAGTTTTTGCTTTGGCAATGATTTTTTTCATCAAAGGATCTATTTCGGCTATTGCCATAGGGGTAGGAGCGGTAGTGTTGGGTATTGCACTGAGCTATTCCATTCACGTAATCACCCACTACAACCATGTGAAATCCCGACACCAACTGGTCGAAGAGCTTTCCTATCCGTTGGTTGTAGGTGGATTCACCACCATCGGTGCATTCCTTTCGCTGCTGTTCACTTCGTCCGACATGTTGCGTGATTTCGGATTGTTCTCTGCCCTTTCGTTAGTGGGCACCACTCTGTTCTGTTTGATCTTCCTGCCTCATCTCCTGGGCAGAAAAACCGATTCGCAAACCTCACGGAAAGCGTTGGAGATAGTGGGGAAAATCACATCTTATCCTTTTGAGAAGAATAAAGTTCTTTTGGTTGTAATCTTTGTAATTTTTATTGCCGGACTTTTCACGATGGGCAATGTGAAATTCGACAGTGATATGTCTAACCTGAATTATGAACCCGCAAGTATCAAAGAGGCCGAGAAGAAAATGAACCGTCTTTTTATGACGGGCGACCGGCAACAGGTCATGTTTGTTTCGGTAGGAGAAACAGTGGATGAGGCACTGCAAAATTATGCCGAAAATAATCAACTCCTTGTCCGATTAAAAACCGAGGGAAAGATTCGGGACTTTGTCTCGTCGGAGAAACTGATGATCTCGCCGCAACAGCAGCAAGAGCGTATCCGTCGATGGAATGATTTCTGGACACCCGACAGGAAACAATGGCTGAAAACCGAAATTAGGGAGAGTGGAGCTAAATATGGTTTCTCTCCCGATGCTTTTGAGCCGTTTTTTAGCTTGTTGGATAAAGAATTCCTGCCCTTTTCCCCGGAAGAGTTGGGTGAGAATATTCCATTTCTTGCAGATTGGGTGGTGAGTGACGGCAATTCGCTTCTCTGCATTACCCAGGTGCAATTATCCGACAGTCAAAAAGATTTTGTATATGATACAATGGGGTCTGATCCTGATCTGGTGATCTTCGACCGTGCATTTTTTATCAATAAATGGGTTTCGGTGATCAATGACGATTTCAATACCATTTTATTCCTGTCGTCGCTGATTATCTTTCTGGCATTGCTCATTTCATACGGGCGGTTCGAACTTACGTTAATGGCTTTTGCACCGATGGCGATCAGTTGGGTGATTATTCTGGGATTGATGGCCATCTTCGGCATCGAATTCAATATTATCAATATCATATTGTCCACGTTTATTTTTGGATTGGGCGACGACTTCTCCATCTTTATGATGGATGGTATGCAGCAGGAATATCGTACCGGTAAGAAATTGGTCGACTCCCACAAAATAGCTATTCTGTTTTCGGCATTTACCGCTACAGTGGGAATGGGTGTACTGATCTTTGCCAAACATCCCGCATTGAAATCTATTTCGTTGATCAGCATCCTGGGCATGATGTCTGTTTTGCTGGTTTCATATACGGTGATCCCGGTTCTGTTCCGCACTTTCATTACCCGTCCCGCACGTAAAGGAAATTATCCTTACACGCTTTTTTATCTGGTATCCACGGCACTTATCTATGTGTCATTTGTATTGGGAAGCCTTCTTCTGTTTATTGTAAGACTGCTGCTAGCGTTAGTTCCCATTCCGGTCAGAAAGAAAAAAGCGCTGTTCAGCCGAATGATCATGTACAGTACACGGCTGTTCCTCTTCCTGATTTTCTATACAAGGAAGAAGATCATTAATGACTGTAACGAAGATCTGAAAAAGCAGGCTGTTATCGTAGCTAATCATCAATCCATGATCGATATCCTGATCATGCTTTCGCTCTCACCAAAAATTGTGATGGTAACCAATCGATGGGTGTGGAATTCTCCTGTTTTCGGACATGTAGTGCGATATGCCGGATTTATATCTACCCAAAAAGGGTTTGAAAACATGGGTGAAACGCTTCGGGAGAAAGTCGCCGATGGCTATTCGGTTGTAGTATTTCCTGAGGGAACCCGGTCGGCTGATGGAAAAATTAAAAGGTTTCACAAAGGCGCTTTTATGCTGGCTGAAAGTTTGCAGTTGGACATCGTTCCGATAGTGATTTACGGTACAGGGCAGATACTCAATAAACGCCAGATGTTTTATGTGAAGCCGGGTACTTACGGTGCAAGCTTTTTACCGAGAATTCCGGCTGAAAAGCTATCAGAATACGGCTCGGCACATGATGCCGCAAAAGCGGTGAAAAACACCATAAGCAAAGAATATTATCGGTTACAAGAGTGTTACGACCGGCCTGAAAACCTCTATTTCAGGCATAAACTTGTCCAGAATTATGTATATAAAGGGCCGGTGGAGGAGTGGTATGTGCGGGTGAAATCGGCAATGGAGAAATATTACGCTTATTTCGAACGTATTATTCCCCGCAGTGCCTCGGTGGTGGATGTAGGTTGCGGATACGGTATGCTCGCTTATATGTTGTCCACGACTTCAGCTGAGCGTAGGGTTTTGGGTATTGATTACGACGAGGATAAAATTGCGATAGCCAATCACAATTTCTCTAAAACGGCACAACTTCGTTTTGATTGTACTGATGCGTTAGAGTACGATTATCCGTCTGCCGATGTCTTCGTGGTAAATGATATGCTACATTACATGGATTACCGCTCGCAGGAGATTTTGTTGGAGAAATGTGTGGAGAAAATAAATGACAATGGCATGATCATCGTCCGCGATAGTGATGCCGACCGGAACCGCGGGCACAAGGTAACCCGGTTCACCGAGATGCTTTCCACCCGTTTCTTCAAATTCAACAAAACCGAACAACAGTTGCAGTTCCCTACGGCAAAACAGTTTGAAGTATTTGCCCAAAAGCACGGCCTGGATTTGGAGCGGCATTCGAATGACAAGCTGACATCCAATCAGGTTTTTATATTCAGAAAGAAAGAGGGATAA